Genomic window (Pseudostreptobacillus hongkongensis):
TAAATCGTATAATACTAAGAAATGGTTTAAATAGAGAAGAAGCAAGAAGAAGAGTAGATTCTCAAATGTCTATAGAAGAAAAAAAAGAAAAAACTAAATTTGTTATTGATAATATGAGTGATAAAGATCATTTATATAAACTTACAAAGGAGGTTGTTTTTAAATTAATAGGAGGTAAAAATGCAGATTAAATCAGCAGATTATATAGCAAGTTGTGTTAAAGAAAGCAATTATCCTGAGAAATTAGAAAATGTTGAAATTGCGTTTGTTGGAAGATCTAATGTGGGTAAATCTTCACTTATTAATTCACTTGTAAAAAGAAAGAATTTAGCAAGAACAAGTAAAACACCTGGTAGAACTCAACTTGTAAATTTCTTTTTAATCAATAAGGATAGATATTTTGTGGATCTTCCTGGATATGGATTTGCTAAAGTTCCGGCAAATATTAAGAAAAATTGGGGAAATATAATGGAAGAATATCTAAATTCTGAAAGAAGAAAAGTTGTTTTTGTACTTTTAGATATAAGAAGAATTCCTAGTGGTGAAGACTTTGAAATGTTAAAATATTTAGAGCATTATGAAATAGAGTATTACATAATATTTACAAAAAGTGATAAATTATCTAATAATGAAAGATTTAAGCAATTAAAGGAAATTAAGAAAAAATTAGTATTTGAAAATGAAGATGTATTCTTTCATTCATCTTTAAAAAATACAGGAAGAGAAGAAATTTTAGAATTTATAGAAAGTTTAGGAGAGTAATAATATGATGATATTTTTAATTATTTTAGTAATTTTAGCAGTTATAGTATTTTATGCTATAGGAGTTTATAATAATTATGTTAATTATGATGTAGAAAATAAGAAAGCTTTTAGTGATTTAGGTACATTTTTACAAAAAAGATTAGACTTAATTCCTAATCTTGTTGAGACAGTTAAAGGATATGCAAGTCATGAATCTAAAACTTTAGAAAGTGTAGTTGAAGCTAGAAATAGAATGCTTAAAATAGATTTAAGTGATTCAAAAAATATCGAAGAAATACAAGCTATGGAAAATCAATTAACAAAAACTTTAAGAAGTCTATTTGCTTTAAATGAATCTTATCCAGATTTAAAAGCAAATACTAGTTTTTTAGAATTACAAGAAACTTTAAAAGAAATTGAAAGTGAAATAGTTGGTGCAAGAAGATATTACAATGCAACAGCCGGAGATTTAAATAAGTTTATAAGAAAATTCCCTGCAGTATTATTTGCTGGAATATTTAGATTTAAAGGAGCAGAATTATTTAAAGAAGATATCGATGCAAAGCAAGCTCCAAAAGTGAGTTTTTAATATGAAAAAATTAGTTTTATTACTATTTTTAAGTATAATTACATTTTCTTCTGAAAGTATAAAGAATTTTAATATGGATGTAGAAGCTCTTAGTAATGGAGTATTAAATGTAAACGAAAAAATAGTATACAGAACGGATGAATACGGGAAACATGGAATTTATAGGATAATGCCATATAAATATTCTAATGGTTCATATTTTAAATTTGAAGATAGAATAAAGTTTGATAATTTTAAAGTAACAGATGAAAACGGAGTAGATATACCTGTAGTTGAAGAATATGAAAAAAATGTTGTATCACTTAGAATAGGAAGTGAAAGAAAATTAATAGAGCCTAATAAAGATTATACATTTAATATTAGTTATAGGATATATAATATAATTAGAAAGAAAAATAATATAGTTCAGATATATTTAAATGCCTTAGGTAATTATTGGGAAATGCCTGTTGAAAATTTTAATTTAAAAATATCTGGTATAAATGGGAATATTGATGTTTATACTGGTCTTTTAGGACAACAAAATAAAGATTATACTATAAGCCAAAGTAATGGAGAATATATTATTTCTACTAATAAAGTTTATTCACCTGGTGAAGGTTTATCATTTATATTAAATTCTACAGATTTTAACTATACGAGTAATGATATGTGGTTAAATAGAATACATGCATATACAGCTTTGTTTATATTACCTATAATAATATGTATTTTAGGTATAATAAACTTACTTATTTATATATATAGAAATAAAAATAGAGTTAAAGATTCAATAGTTGTAGAATATTTACCACCTAAAGTATCTCCTGTTATTGCTAAAAAAATATTATTTTCAGAGATTAATGGATTAAGTAATTATGAGAATACTTTAGTTGTATTATTTCAATTAATAGATAAGAATATAGTTTCATTTAAGGAAAGAAATCCTATACATGAAAATGAAGAATATGTTAGAAAAGTTGGACAAACATATAATAAAAAGGTTAAAAAATTTGAAGATTATGTTGAAAAACAGTATTATGTTAATACTGATATTACTAATAAATATTTAAATGAGAATTTATTAAGTGATGAGGAAAAAATTTCTTTAAATAAGTTACTTTTAGTTAAAAATGATATATTTAAAAATTCTAAAGTAATGTATGAATTGGAACAAAATTTAACTACATATGTAAATAAAAAATATAGTGATAATTATGCTAAAAGAATTTATAGATACTTGTTGATGTTAATTCTTCCAGTTATAGTAATAAGTATATTAACGGTTATTTATTTAGATACAGAACCTATCCCGGTTTCTATTTCAATAATATTACTTATTCTTAGTATAATTAATTCCTTTAATGTATATAAATATACTAGTTTATATAAATTTGACTATCTTAAAGCCAAGGGATTTTATAAATTTTTAAGTACTGTAGAAAAGGAAAAATTTGGTTACTTCAATAATATAGATGATATAGTATCATATTTTAGAAAAATATTACCTTATGCGTTAGCTTTTGGACTAGAAAACAAGTATTTAAGATTGTTAGATTCAGTTATAGATGATTATGGATTTGATAGGGAATTAGTGTATGGTAGAACTAATTATTATCATATAATAAATAGAGCATATTACTATAATATGATAAATGATTTATTAATCAGAGAAACTAAAGTTAGAAATAAAAATAATTATGGAGGTAAATCAAGCTTTTCTGGTGGTTTTTCAAGCACAGGATCTTCAGGTGGAGGATTTTCTGGAGGTGGAGGTCATAGTTGGTGATTTTCCTTGTAAAAATTTATTAAATATGTTAAAATTAAATTAGATAATAAAGATGAAAGGAAAGATATTTATGTTATCAACATTGGTTTTTAGAGAATTTAGATATAAGGGTAATATAGAGGAGTATAAACAAGAATTAAAGGATAAAATATCTAAAGATACTTCTGATGTAGAAACTTTAAAAAAATTAGCTGGTGTTTATCATGCTTATTTTGAAAATGATAAAGCTATAGAGCTTTATGAAAAACTTGCAGAATATCTTCCAAATGATCATGAAATAGAAGGATATTTAGGTTATCTTTATTATGAAAATTCTAATTTAAATGAAGCAGAAGAAAGACTTAAGAATGCTATATATTTAAGTGAAAAAGAACCTTTCTTATTATTCCTTTTAGGTAATGTATACTCTAGAAAAGGTATGATAAGAGAAGCGCTAGATTGTTATGAATTAGCAATATTTTTAGATTTTGATATGTATGGAGCACATATAGATTTTGGTAGAAAATATGAACATATGGGAAGACATAAGAGAGCACTTAAAGAATTTAAAGCAGCTTATGATATAGATTCAAGAGATGTTGAATTATTAAATAAAATAAAACACGTTGAAGAAAGAATAAAAGAAAAAGAATTAAATAAAAAAACAATATAAGAATACACCTTAGGGTGTATTTTTTTAGAAATTTTATCATAATATTCCCTTTAAAATTGATGTATATGCCTATAATAAAAAAATATTCAGATTTAGATAACTTTGATATGGAACAGTTTTTAAATAATTTAAAATACGATGATATAGTATCATATAAATTTAATATGATAAATTAAAAGTAGAATAATTAAAAATCCGAGAGAAATCTCGGATTTTAATATTCACTAACATCTAAACTTTTGAAGTTTGTGAAAGTAACATTACCATATTTATTTGTTCTTTTTACATTAACTCTTTCAGTATAATCAATAGTTTTAGTATGTGTTCCTTTAGAATTACGTGCAGCAAGACGAGCAGCTTCAAGTAATACATTATCTGGAACTTCTTTTTTATTTGTTTGTATAATTACATGAGATCCTGGTATATCTCTAACATGTAACCAAACATCATTATTTTTAGCCTTTTCAAATGTTAGATAATTATTCTCGCTACTATTTCTTCCAACAAAAATTTCAAAATTATCTACCACATATTTCAATAATTCTCTTTTAGCATTTTTGTTCTTTTTATTGTTATTTTTAGTATTTTTGTATATATTTAATTCTTTTTCTATTTCTTCAAGACCTACAAATTCATTTTCTCTTTCAAGGAAATCAAGAGTTTCATTTAAATATATCTGTTCTTCATATAGATTTGATAATCTTTCATTTGATATTTCTAAACCTTTTTTACTTTTTCTATAACGTGTATAGTATAATTTAAGATTATCACTAGGAGATTTTTTTATATCAAGATCTATGTTTATCATCTTATTTGTTGCATAATCCATAACTTCTATATTTTTATCTCTAGGTTTTATTAAATATAGGTTTGATGCAAGTAAATCACCAATATATCTATAGTAATCGAAATTTTTATCTTTTTCTATATCTTCCTTTAATTTTAGTATAGTTTTCTCATTCTTTTTAATCTTATTTTTTATATGTTTTTCTATATTTTTCTTTTTATCACGAATTAAACTAACACCTTTAAAGTTATCAAAGTATGAGTTTATTGCTTCATTTAAATTATTGAATTCATATTTTTCAAGATTTGCATATTTACTAAAATTATTGTAAGTTAGATAAACTGATTTATTATCTAAATATATATATGGAGTATAATTTAAACTAAGTAATTTTCTTTTTTCAATATCATTATATGTATCTTGAGCAAAGATATTACCTATACCATTTATTTTTTCTATCATTTCAGAAGCATTTGTATAGACATCTGTGTAATTTAATATATTTTTTTCGTTTTTAAATGATTCATATTCTGATCCTATAGAATAAAATCTTTTGCTATCTATACTAGAGTTATTATTTAAAACATTTAATATTATCCTATTTTCATTTAGCAAGAATATATTAGAATGTCTTCCCATTAATTCAAAAATTATGTATGTAACATCCATATTTCCAGAAATATTTACTCTATTAAATGTAAATTGAATTATTCTATCATTATTTAAAGTTTCAACATTAATAAGTTCGGCATGATCTAAGTATTTTCTTAAAGATAAAAGAAAATTAGAAGAAAAACTATTATTTTCTTCTTTTTTTTCTTTAATATACACTATAGATTCATTATCCTTTATTTGAAAAAATAATTGTTTTTTAGAGAAAAATAAAGAAAATGAACTATTATCATATTGAAATATTTTATTAACTTTAAATTTATTTAGATCATTTAATTCTTGTGTAAGGAATTTAATACCTATACTATCTAAGTAAATCAAATTAATTTGCTCCTTTCTTTGTAGCAAATACATAAAGAGCTTGTTCTTTTGTTATTAATTTTTCATGATTATTAAGTTTAATTTTTATAGAATCTTTATATATATCAAGAATTTCAACAATAGATTTTAATTGTAGACCTATTTCAGAAATTGCAAGACGAATAACACTATTTCCTTTAACTTCAGTAACTTCTAATATATCATTTTTTGAAAATTTTGTTAAATCTTCAGGTTCTATATTAAGTTTAAGATTTTTTAAGTTATCTAAAATTTCTTGAAAAGTATTCATAAAATCTTCAAGTTTTTCACGAGGTATATCCTTAGTTACTTTTTCAAGAGTAGTAGTATGGAAATTACCGTGGTAGTTATATGCTATTAGTCCTTTTTTATTAAGGTTAACATATACTTTTCTTTTATCTGTTCTTGAACGAGTTCTGTTTAAAAACTTTTTTTCTTCAAGCCTTGAAAGTGCAGCTGAAGTTGAACCCATAGTTATACCTAATCTATTAGATAACTCCTTTATAGTTATTTTTTCAAGACCTATACATTCTATAATATGTAATTCTGTTGTAGTTAAACATTTAATGAATAGGCTTAAGTTTATTTCTTCCATTTTATAGTAAGTTTTATAGAAATTATCTATAATTAACTCCATTTTCTCGTACATAATTACTCCTATAATAGTGAATTAACCTTTTCGTTATAGTTTCCTTTAAATACATAAGAACCTGCAACAAGTATATTTGCACCAGCTTCTTTAACAAGTTTAGCAGTTTCATTATTTATTCCACCATCAACTTGTATATCTATGTGGGGATATTTTTCACGAATTCTTTTTATTTTTTGTAAAGTATTATCTATAAATTTTTGACCTCCAAATCCAGGATTAACAGTCATAACAAGAACTAAGTCTATAAGGTCAATAACATTATCTAATACTTCAATATCAGTTGCTGGATTTAATGCAACACCAGCCTTAATTCCAACTGATTTTATCATTTGAAGAGCTCTATGTAAATGATTAGTAGCTTCAACATGTATAGTAATACTATCTACACCAGCTTTAGCTACAGTTTCAATATACCATTCTGGTTTTTCAACCATTAAATGTGCATCAAAGTATAAATCTGTATATGGTTTTATTGATTTAATAATATCTGCTCCAAAACTAATATTAGGTACAAAATTACCATCCATTACATCTAAATGTAACCATTTTGCTTCTGTTTTATTAATAGCTTCAACTTCTTCTCTTAATTTAGAAAAATCAGCAGCAAGTAAAGAAGGTGCTATAGTTATTTCTTTCATATTTACCTCATTTCTTTATATTTTCTATAAATTTTTTGTAAAAATCATATCTTAAGTTATTTAGTTTTACTTTTACATTACAATCAGGTTCTGATATATGATTGCAATTTTTAAATTTACATTCCATAGATAGTTCTTGTATTTCAGGGAAATATTCCCTTATTTCTAATGCATTATCAATTTTAGGAAATTCTAAACTAGAAAATCCAGGTGTATCTATTATATATCCATCTAAATAGGGGAATACTCTAGTATCTACAGTAGTATTTCTACCTCTTTTAGATTTAGAACTCACTGAATTTGTTCTTAATATTTCTTTTTTAACTATGTTATTAATTAAAGTCGATTTACCAACTCCACTAGGTCCAGATATTATTACATCTTTTCCTTTTATATATTCTTTAAAATCTTTAATATCATTTTTTGATATAAAGAAGGTTTTCATATATGGAAAATTTTCTTTAAATAATAATTCTAGAGATTTTCTTTCATCTTTAGTTAATAAATCTGATTTAGTTATGGTTAATATAGGTTCTATATTATTTTTATGTATCATTAGTAAGTTTTTTTGAAATTGTATTATATCAAAATCAGGCTCATGTGCTGAAAAACACATAGAAATATAGTCAATATTTGATATAAG
Coding sequences:
- a CDS encoding DUF2207 domain-containing protein, which produces MKKLVLLLFLSIITFSSESIKNFNMDVEALSNGVLNVNEKIVYRTDEYGKHGIYRIMPYKYSNGSYFKFEDRIKFDNFKVTDENGVDIPVVEEYEKNVVSLRIGSERKLIEPNKDYTFNISYRIYNIIRKKNNIVQIYLNALGNYWEMPVENFNLKISGINGNIDVYTGLLGQQNKDYTISQSNGEYIISTNKVYSPGEGLSFILNSTDFNYTSNDMWLNRIHAYTALFILPIIICILGIINLLIYIYRNKNRVKDSIVVEYLPPKVSPVIAKKILFSEINGLSNYENTLVVLFQLIDKNIVSFKERNPIHENEEYVRKVGQTYNKKVKKFEDYVEKQYYVNTDITNKYLNENLLSDEEKISLNKLLLVKNDIFKNSKVMYELEQNLTTYVNKKYSDNYAKRIYRYLLMLILPVIVISILTVIYLDTEPIPVSISIILLILSIINSFNVYKYTSLYKFDYLKAKGFYKFLSTVEKEKFGYFNNIDDIVSYFRKILPYALAFGLENKYLRLLDSVIDDYGFDRELVYGRTNYYHIINRAYYYNMINDLLIRETKVRNKNNYGGKSSFSGGFSSTGSSGGGFSGGGGHSW
- the rpe gene encoding ribulose-phosphate 3-epimerase gives rise to the protein MKEITIAPSLLAADFSKLREEVEAINKTEAKWLHLDVMDGNFVPNISFGADIIKSIKPYTDLYFDAHLMVEKPEWYIETVAKAGVDSITIHVEATNHLHRALQMIKSVGIKAGVALNPATDIEVLDNVIDLIDLVLVMTVNPGFGGQKFIDNTLQKIKRIREKYPHIDIQVDGGINNETAKLVKEAGANILVAGSYVFKGNYNEKVNSLL
- the rsgA gene encoding ribosome small subunit-dependent GTPase A; translated protein: MLIKGKVVRKIQGFFFVYVYNEYSSIEEFENNLIQCKLRGSLKSKNKKENCMVGDLVLIDDELNVIEEVFERKNYINRPLISNIDYISMCFSAHEPDFDIIQFQKNLLMIHKNNIEPILTITKSDLLTKDERKSLELLFKENFPYMKTFFISKNDIKDFKEYIKGKDVIISGPSGVGKSTLINNIVKKEILRTNSVSSKSKRGRNTTVDTRVFPYLDGYIIDTPGFSSLEFPKIDNALEIREYFPEIQELSMECKFKNCNHISEPDCNVKVKLNNLRYDFYKKFIENIKK
- a CDS encoding Rqc2 family fibronectin-binding protein, encoding MIYLDSIGIKFLTQELNDLNKFKVNKIFQYDNSSFSLFFSKKQLFFQIKDNESIVYIKEKKEENNSFSSNFLLSLRKYLDHAELINVETLNNDRIIQFTFNRVNISGNMDVTYIIFELMGRHSNIFLLNENRIILNVLNNNSSIDSKRFYSIGSEYESFKNEKNILNYTDVYTNASEMIEKINGIGNIFAQDTYNDIEKRKLLSLNYTPYIYLDNKSVYLTYNNFSKYANLEKYEFNNLNEAINSYFDNFKGVSLIRDKKKNIEKHIKNKIKKNEKTILKLKEDIEKDKNFDYYRYIGDLLASNLYLIKPRDKNIEVMDYATNKMINIDLDIKKSPSDNLKLYYTRYRKSKKGLEISNERLSNLYEEQIYLNETLDFLERENEFVGLEEIEKELNIYKNTKNNNKKNKNAKRELLKYVVDNFEIFVGRNSSENNYLTFEKAKNNDVWLHVRDIPGSHVIIQTNKKEVPDNVLLEAARLAARNSKGTHTKTIDYTERVNVKRTNKYGNVTFTNFKSLDVSEY
- the yihA gene encoding ribosome biogenesis GTP-binding protein YihA/YsxC, whose amino-acid sequence is MQIKSADYIASCVKESNYPEKLENVEIAFVGRSNVGKSSLINSLVKRKNLARTSKTPGRTQLVNFFLINKDRYFVDLPGYGFAKVPANIKKNWGNIMEEYLNSERRKVVFVLLDIRRIPSGEDFEMLKYLEHYEIEYYIIFTKSDKLSNNERFKQLKEIKKKLVFENEDVFFHSSLKNTGREEILEFIESLGE
- a CDS encoding MarR family winged helix-turn-helix transcriptional regulator — its product is MYEKMELIIDNFYKTYYKMEEINLSLFIKCLTTTELHIIECIGLEKITIKELSNRLGITMGSTSAALSRLEEKKFLNRTRSRTDKRKVYVNLNKKGLIAYNYHGNFHTTTLEKVTKDIPREKLEDFMNTFQEILDNLKNLKLNIEPEDLTKFSKNDILEVTEVKGNSVIRLAISEIGLQLKSIVEILDIYKDSIKIKLNNHEKLITKEQALYVFATKKGAN
- a CDS encoding LemA family protein gives rise to the protein MMIFLIILVILAVIVFYAIGVYNNYVNYDVENKKAFSDLGTFLQKRLDLIPNLVETVKGYASHESKTLESVVEARNRMLKIDLSDSKNIEEIQAMENQLTKTLRSLFALNESYPDLKANTSFLELQETLKEIESEIVGARRYYNATAGDLNKFIRKFPAVLFAGIFRFKGAELFKEDIDAKQAPKVSF
- a CDS encoding tetratricopeptide repeat protein yields the protein MLSTLVFREFRYKGNIEEYKQELKDKISKDTSDVETLKKLAGVYHAYFENDKAIELYEKLAEYLPNDHEIEGYLGYLYYENSNLNEAEERLKNAIYLSEKEPFLLFLLGNVYSRKGMIREALDCYELAIFLDFDMYGAHIDFGRKYEHMGRHKRALKEFKAAYDIDSRDVELLNKIKHVEERIKEKELNKKTI